The Bombus pascuorum chromosome 5, iyBomPasc1.1, whole genome shotgun sequence genome segment AAGTGTAGCAAAGTGCTTCATCCAAGTAGAACTTGCTGCTTTATATATAGGACACCATGATAATCCGTGTGTTCtgtagaatataaattcaataaatatacactTTACAATGTAATAGATGCAGTAAATTATGCGATACTCACGTATCAATAATCATATTCGATAATACATTGTCTAAGTTTGAGCTTGTTCTATCAATGATTTTACAATATTGTtctaattcattttttctagAATTTAATTGCATTCTTATATTCCTCATCTCTTCTATTGAAAACATGGCTATAGTAGATTTATTGCTTATTAGATTACTAtgcttataattttcattgctgatataatttgcaatttttacatGTTTGCTTGCatgtaaatatgaattacatagcaaatttaataataatataaacaacataaatattataacaaatatcatAACTAACTTTAATAGTATAAGTTGTCTCTGTAGAAAAATAGttcatgtataatataaacggcttattattttaatatttatattaaatagatAATAGTAGTACTCACTTGTAGTCCTGAGAACATGTtagtaaaaacatatatatatttcactttcaaataatataaatgcgctattattgtttaaaataataatacttttgAGACATAGAGGTAttagaatttaaagaattggaaGAGAAACTAATATTGTATGGCTGCATATCTTCACATCCTTTGACCCGCCCCCATAGATAACAAAGGCAGTGGCATAGATATAATTGTCAGTATTCTATCTTCTTGTAGACTCTAAGATGTTTCGTTACTAGAAACCAATTACACAGTTACTATCTAAGCATTCTATTTGGAAACTTACAGCAcagaaactttaaaaataatgttctcTTCTCCCAGTAGGGTGGGTGTTTGTAGtgctaaaaataatataactgCCACTGTCACTGTCACTGACTAAAGGCTTTGAGCAAATACAAATGATAattatcttaaaaataaaaaaatcaacgatgtttaatacattttaaaataaatgattaaatagGTTTATCCGCTGTAGTCTCCTTTTGTTCATTGAGCTGGGCTATAAGTACATATACAAAAGCTATGCACAAAATAAATCCTGATCATAATGAAGCAACATGGATAGTACTGACTCTTCAAGGTCTTTGGCGAGCTGGAATGCTGATATCCAGAATAGCTGTTTTGGTTTTAAcagtaatttgtttaaaagaGTGGTCTTTATTGTTTCTTGGTAAGTATGAGAGCGAACTAGCAAGATTGCTCAAAATAAACTCATATCTTTCACGTAGTTCGTGTTCCACTCTGAATGTTACAGGATTCCACTGGCTTTTTATGACCATTTGGGTACTTCTCCAAAACACAGACTTTTGCCCAACTGTATGGGAAGAGcgtatttataattgtattataggatttatttattgcttcgatttttttaatttacgcgTAGGCAAATCTCGGTATAGAGTATTCGTGTTTTACTCTGTCATTGTAATAGAAAACATAGTCTTTTTAGTCGTATTTGTATTATGTTTTAAAGATGCGATAAAAGCTAAAGAAATAGCGATAATGACAGGTTTGATAATTGGAGGAATGATTATCGGCTTGATGAGCATGTTGTTCTACTATGGAAAATTTCACCCATCAAAAATCGGAGGTATATCTAAAGCTACCGATGAAAGCTCCAAGACCGTAACCAACAAAGCTGTCACCCCTAGATCTTTCAAACAGTATTATCCCAATTCATTCGCGTCGTCCTCCTGTTCTATTGATCATTCTCCAAAGGCTACTTCCGAGGAAATCACCACGGATAAACAGTACTTATTAACTAATATCGTACAAAATTCGGAATGTACGGAAAATGGTATTATCAACCAAATCTGTCAAATTGAAAGCGAACCAGCAACAACTGCTATTTGCCTTATTTCGGAGTGCGAGTCGGCGCATAACATTTCGAAAGACGAAAATATGTCGTCGAGCGGCttacaaaaaaatacattCTCTGTAACTGGTGACAATACCTGCGAATATCTTGAAATTCAAAACGATTGTAACGATTCCAATGAGAAAGATATTCATCGCCAGAAACGCAGAGGTATTTGTTTGCCAATGACCCATGGATTAGATATAGACAAAGATGTTTCAACAAAAGATCCAAATTCTTGTCTTCCATTGCAAAAGAGACGAGGTATCTGTTTCTCAAATCAGCTTATCCTTGAAATGGAGAACGATGTCCAGGAAAAGGTTGTGACCAATAGAAATTTGGTACCGGACGTAAGTACGAAACGCGACAAATTAGAAGAATGTTCTCGTGGTAATATTTGCGAGGATATTAACAGTATTACATTGTTAAGAGAGAGATTGGAAACTCcaacaatttttaacgataCTTGCGAGAAAATTGCAACAgaggaaacagaaaaattgaCGAAGGAGTTACAGCAGAGGGATGAAACGATGAGTTGTGTTACCTCGATCCACGACTATGAAAATGTTTGCCCTCTTGGTGTGGCTAGACCACCGTGGTGCATTCGTAGTTGGAAAGGATATACGGATATAGAAACTTACATCCATGACGATAGCGTTGTCAGAGACAGGAGAAGAGATACTTTAACAAGTACAACTACCGGCACTACTTACAGTTCTGAGTTTTCCGACACGACTTGCGCGAGTTCGGTATTAAGAGGAATTCTGAAGCAAGACGATTATCTCGACACGCTTACATATGATTTGATAGATTCTCGAGAGTTAAAAACGTCATACAATGAGGATATTTCAACGAAAAGAATTTCTGACATTGACGAACAAAACCCCACTCTGTATATCGCGAAGCCGGTGGTAATAGATGATAAAGGTGGAATGTTCGCATTGGATACCATTTTGGAGGAACACGATGAAATTAccacgaaagaaaaatttgaatataccCAACCCGGTCCTGATTCGGTTAGTACGTTAGTTAGTACGATAGATCAAATTAGGAAATATACTGCGGAAAATTCTCCTAGGCATGTCTATCATACTACGGGTAGTCAATGGGAAGACTTTGAtccgaaaaatttgataaagaaGGCGCAGCTGACGAAAGCGTTGTTTAAAAATGACTCCGCTACGTGTAAcagaaattacattaattgCTTGGACGAATCGGAATCGATTGTTCGAGGTAAATGCGAAATAGATACCATCAAAGATTTAGTTAAATATTGTACGATAGAATCGATTAAGAAGACGCCTTTGATAGATGCTATACTTTCCGATTCACCCATTTTAGGAAATAAAGCGAAGCTGCAAAAACAAGCTTCTATCGCACATCAAAAGGATGAATCCGATTCAAAGGAGAACGATTTATACGTTGAAATGAGTCCATTGGTACCTGTTGAAAATGTTAAGGttgtacataataatttatccgAGACAGTATCCTCTAATATCATGAATATGAATTCTACGGATGTTACGCGGGCAGCCACTATGCCAAATATTTGCATGCAATCGGCAAAGTCGAATTCCAATAATAACGAGGAAAAATTAGAACCGTCCGACGATAAACGTAAAAAACCGATTAATTATCcgaaacgaaaattttctctgttaaaagaaaaatttgaatccAAGTCGCAATTAGTTTACGTTGTTACACCGAATAATGCTATTAAAATTGGACAATCCACTGCCTCTTCGGAATTAGATGCATCGAAAAAAAATGTCTcggtaattttaaaaaagtcaTCCGATTGTACAAGGTACGACAAAGAAAATTTAGCTCCTATCGCATCGTTTAAAGTTAGCCACGAAAAGAACACTTCGAACGATAGATGTCATTCAAATCGAGATAATATCGATCTTATTTACGAAAACGATAAGTCTTTGTGCGGTAGcgattt includes the following:
- the LOC132906868 gene encoding uncharacterized protein LOC132906868 isoform X1, which codes for MAGKMAAAELKHDNVSCYETVKKDVSIITLHREIECYRFRLLDLLYYLTSVSFFFIDIATDSIVFMEYFLQGEFVWGCFALSFTILPAGVIQIFSLRWYHSDGSIKNIHWLLHFLFLGVLHRYLILLYSTIYSLRNKRFVKDKNWVYRQESDICMLHLFESFMGAAPQLILQLYIMAVLRYTPLWTSLSAVVSFCSLSWAISTYTKAMHKINPDHNEATWIVLTLQGLWRAGMLISRIAVLVLTVICLKEWSLLFLGKYESELARLLKINSYLSRSSCSTLNVTGFHWLFMTIWVLLQNTDFCPTVWEERIYNCIIGFIYCFDFFNLRVGKSRYRVFVFYSVIVIENIVFLVVFVLCFKDAIKAKEIAIMTGLIIGGMIIGLMSMLFYYGKFHPSKIGGISKATDESSKTVTNKAVTPRSFKQYYPNSFASSSCSIDHSPKATSEEITTDKQYLLTNIVQNSECTENGIINQICQIESEPATTAICLISECESAHNISKDENMSSSGLQKNTFSVTGDNTCEYLEIQNDCNDSNEKDIHRQKRRGICLPMTHGLDIDKDVSTKDPNSCLPLQKRRGICFSNQLILEMENDVQEKVVTNRNLVPDVSTKRDKLEECSRGNICEDINSITLLRERLETPTIFNDTCEKIATEETEKLTKELQQRDETMSCVTSIHDYENVCPLGVARPPWCIRSWKGYTDIETYIHDDSVVRDRRRDTLTSTTTGTTYSSEFSDTTCASSVLRGILKQDDYLDTLTYDLIDSRELKTSYNEDISTKRISDIDEQNPTLYIAKPVVIDDKGGMFALDTILEEHDEITTKEKFEYTQPGPDSVSTLVSTIDQIRKYTAENSPRHVYHTTGSQWEDFDPKNLIKKAQLTKALFKNDSATCNRNYINCLDESESIVRGKCEIDTIKDLVKYCTIESIKKTPLIDAILSDSPILGNKAKLQKQASIAHQKDESDSKENDLYVEMSPLVPVENVKVVHNNLSETVSSNIMNMNSTDVTRAATMPNICMQSAKSNSNNNEEKLEPSDDKRKKPINYPKRKFSLLKEKFESKSQLVYVVTPNNAIKIGQSTASSELDASKKNVSVILKKSSDCTRYDKENLAPIASFKVSHEKNTSNDRCHSNRDNIDLIYENDKSLCGSDLNLKERRHIFLEQVLSPPKLLTWNKRKSFNGSTVKKPS
- the LOC132906868 gene encoding uncharacterized protein LOC132906868 isoform X2, with product MAGKMAAAELKHDNVSCYETVKKDVSIITLHREIECYRFRLLDLLYYLTSVSFFFIDIATDSIVFMEYFLQGEFVWGCFALSFTILPAGVIQIFSLRWYHSDGSIKNIHWLLHFLFLGVLHRYLILLYSTIYSLRNKRFVKDKNWVYRQESDICMLHLFESFMGAAPQLILQLYIMAVLRYTPLWTSLSAVVSFCSLSWAISTYTKAMHKINPDHNEATWIVLTLQGLWRAGMLISRIAVLVLTVICLKEWSLLFLGFHWLFMTIWVLLQNTDFCPTVWEERIYNCIIGFIYCFDFFNLRVGKSRYRVFVFYSVIVIENIVFLVVFVLCFKDAIKAKEIAIMTGLIIGGMIIGLMSMLFYYGKFHPSKIGGISKATDESSKTVTNKAVTPRSFKQYYPNSFASSSCSIDHSPKATSEEITTDKQYLLTNIVQNSECTENGIINQICQIESEPATTAICLISECESAHNISKDENMSSSGLQKNTFSVTGDNTCEYLEIQNDCNDSNEKDIHRQKRRGICLPMTHGLDIDKDVSTKDPNSCLPLQKRRGICFSNQLILEMENDVQEKVVTNRNLVPDVSTKRDKLEECSRGNICEDINSITLLRERLETPTIFNDTCEKIATEETEKLTKELQQRDETMSCVTSIHDYENVCPLGVARPPWCIRSWKGYTDIETYIHDDSVVRDRRRDTLTSTTTGTTYSSEFSDTTCASSVLRGILKQDDYLDTLTYDLIDSRELKTSYNEDISTKRISDIDEQNPTLYIAKPVVIDDKGGMFALDTILEEHDEITTKEKFEYTQPGPDSVSTLVSTIDQIRKYTAENSPRHVYHTTGSQWEDFDPKNLIKKAQLTKALFKNDSATCNRNYINCLDESESIVRGKCEIDTIKDLVKYCTIESIKKTPLIDAILSDSPILGNKAKLQKQASIAHQKDESDSKENDLYVEMSPLVPVENVKVVHNNLSETVSSNIMNMNSTDVTRAATMPNICMQSAKSNSNNNEEKLEPSDDKRKKPINYPKRKFSLLKEKFESKSQLVYVVTPNNAIKIGQSTASSELDASKKNVSVILKKSSDCTRYDKENLAPIASFKVSHEKNTSNDRCHSNRDNIDLIYENDKSLCGSDLNLKERRHIFLEQVLSPPKLLTWNKRKSFNGSTVKKPS
- the LOC132906868 gene encoding uncharacterized protein LOC132906868 isoform X3, giving the protein MAGKMAAAELKHDNVSCYETVKKDVSIITLHREIECYRFRLLDLLYYLTSVSFFFIDIATDSIVFMEYFLQGEFVWGCFALSFTILPAGVIQIFSLRWYHSDGSIKNIHWLLHFLFLGVLHRYLILLYSTIYSLRNKRFVKDKNWVYRQESDICMLHLFESFMGAAPQLILQLYIMAVLRYTPLWTSLSAVVSFCSLSWAISTYTKAMHKINPDHNEATWIVLTLQGLWRAGMLISRIAVLVLTVICLKEWSLLFLGKYESELARLLKINSYLSRSSCSTLNVTGFHWLFMTIWVLLQNTDFCPTVWEERIYNCIIGFIYCFDFFNLRVGKSRYRVFVFYSVIVIENIVFLVVFVLCFKDAIKAKEIAIMTGLIIGGMIIGLMSMLFYYGKFHPSKIGGISKATDESSKTVTNKAVTPRSFKQYYPNSFASSSCSIDHSPKATSEEITTDKQYLLTNIVQNSECTENGIINQICQIESEPATTAICLISECESAHNISKDENMSSSGLQKNTFSVTGDNTCEYLEIQNDCNDSNEKDIHRQKRRGICLPMTHGLDIDKDVSTKDPNSCLPLQKRRGICFSNQLILEMENDVQEKVVTNRNLVPDVSTKRDKLEECSRGNICEDINSITLLRERLETPTIFNDTCEKIATEETEKLTKELQQRDETMSCVTSIHDYENVCPLGVARPPWCIRSWKGYTDIETYIHDDSVVRDRRRDTLTSTTTGTTYSSEFSDTTCASSVLRGILKQDDYLDTLTYDLIDSRELKTSYNEDISTKRISDIDEQNPTLYIAKPVVIDDKGGMFALDTILEEHDEITTKEKFEYTQPGPDSVSTLVSTIDQIRKYTAENSPRHVYHTTGSQWEDFDPKNLIKKAQLTKALFKNDSATCNRNYINCLDESESIVRGNKAKLQKQASIAHQKDESDSKENDLYVEMSPLVPVENVKVVHNNLSETVSSNIMNMNSTDVTRAATMPNICMQSAKSNSNNNEEKLEPSDDKRKKPINYPKRKFSLLKEKFESKSQLVYVVTPNNAIKIGQSTASSELDASKKNVSVILKKSSDCTRYDKENLAPIASFKVSHEKNTSNDRCHSNRDNIDLIYENDKSLCGSDLNLKERRHIFLEQVLSPPKLLTWNKRKSFNGSTVKKPS